The DNA sequence TACTTTTTTCAGCATTTATTCTCTATACATCAATAACAGTAATAAACCAGCAAATGACCATAAGACAGTTGGAATTAAGAAAAGCAGAGCTGAATACTCAGATAGTAGAGGCAAAAAATGAAAACAAGAGATTACAGCAAGAATTAAAAGAAGCCTCGTCAGATTCCTATGTCGAAAAGGTCGCAAGAGAAAAGCTCAATCTTGTAAAGGATGGGGACATCATCTATGTTGATGTGGGTGGGGCCAGTGACCCATTAAAGGGGGCTGGGCAATAGGGATATATTGTATTTTCTCTTTTTTTATAGTATAGTATAATCATAGTGAAAATTAAAAGGAGGAATTGTAACATTTATGCCAATTGAAGTTGGAGCCGTTCTTGAAGGCACGGTGAAAAACATTACAAACTTTGGTGCCTTTGTCCAGCTCCCTGATGGGAAAACAGGATTGGTCCATATTTCGGAGGTGGCGGACATCTATGTAAAGGATATTCGGGATCACCTGAAGGAAAATGACAAGGTAAGGGTAAAGGTGCTCTCGGTAGACGATGGAGGAAAGATAAGCCTCTCCATTAAAAGAGCTGTTGAAAAAAAGAAGAGTGGGCCAATGGAGTATGACAGAGGGAGAAAACAGGAAAACTTTCAGTCTTTTGAGGATAGGCTGGCAAAGTTTCTAAAAGACAGTGAGGAAAAGCAGCAGCAACTTAAAAAGCACCATGAATCACGAGGTGGCAGGGGGAATACAAGGGTAAAGAGTTTTGAATACTAAATACCAAAATACAGGGCATCTCACCTAATGTGAGATGCCTTTTCAATGAGGTGGGGTATGTTAAAGGCAGCAGTAGATATAGGGACCAACTCTATAAGACTCCTTATAATGGACACCCTTTTAAAGAAGAGGATTCTAAAAAGGGTCTCCATAACCAGGCTGGGGCAGGGAGTAGACAGTGGCTTTTTAAGAGAGGAAGCAATGAAAAGGACACTAAATGTCATAAAGGGGTATGTCAGCGAAGCCAGAAACTACGGATGCAGTGTAATGGCATATGCTACCAGTGCTGTCAGGAGTGCCCAAAATAAGGATGAATTTTTGCGTATGGTAAAAGACGAGACAAGCATATGGGTGGATGTTATAGATGGCGAAACAGAGGCCGAGATTGGCTTTATAGGGGCATCGGCCCTGTTTCCAGATGACGAACTGAAGCTTGTAATAGATATAGGCGGGGGCAGCACGGAGTTTATCAAAGGCAGGAATAATATTCTGAATAAGTTCAGTCTGGATATGGGCTCTGTCAGATTTACCGAGAGGTTTATTGTAGTTGACAATATATGCGGACTATATAAAAAGGTGGAAGATCTTTTAAGACCTCACCTGGATGATATTAAAGGTGCAGAAAGAATAATAGGCATAGGAGGTACTATCACAAACCTAGCTGCAGTCAGCATGGAACTGGATGAATATGACGAGTCCAGGGTACAGGGATATTATTTAAGAGTAGAAAAGATAAAAGAGATAAGGCAAAAGCTTTGCGAGATATCCCCGGATGAGATGAGGAATGTCAAGGGCCTTCAGAAAGGAAGGGAGGACATAATACTGGCTGGTACCGCCATCCTTGAGAAGTGCCTGGATTTGCTGGAATCAGACGGCATATATGTAAGCGACTGGGACAACCTTGAGGGATACATTCTGAGCAAGGAGAAATAATTGTATTTTAGGCGGGCTTTTAGGGTATATAAGAAAATTCGGCAGGGAAAATCCACGGAAGACGGCCTGGCCTACGATAAGCTTTCGCTAATTCCTTTTTCCCTGCACATAGCAATTAATAAATTAAGACCACATTGTTAACATTGAAGAAATGCCTTCAGGTAATTATGCGGTTTCCTTAAATATCTATATTTTTAGTTAGCTTATTCAGTAAATTTATTGTTTATTTGTTTCATGAATATGGGGGTTTTATCCAAATATTCTTCTATATCTCTCATATATAATAATTGCTAATACTAAGGCAATAAGTGCGACAATTAAGTCAAAAACCATAATCATCTGTAATCCATAGATCATTATTTTACCTGTTATTATTGGGATACTAAATGTTGCTAAACCAGATGAGGAATAATAAAAACCCGTACATTTTCCCTTGCTTTGCGGAAAAAATTGTGTCATGATAGTCAGTACAAGCTGCATGACTCCACCTTCACAAGCAATGCCAATGAGCATTGCAAAGATTCCACACATTAATGGAGTTTTAAAAAGCAGCAAGAGCATTACTGCTGCTACAGATACTAATGAATAAATAAGCACTATGTTTGAATCGTTCTTTACATGATCTTCGAGTTTATATGTCAATGGAACGCATAAAATCGCACCTGCTCCATACAAACTCATTATGATTCTTGAACCTGATACACTAACTCCTGCTATTTCTGATGCATAATTAGCTAACCAATTTACTACCACATATGAGGTTGCTTGACAGAAAAAAGAATATAGTACACACACAACAGCATCAAACCATCTGACTTTTTCATTTTTTTCATAGCCTATAACTTGTTCATCAGTACTATTTTTTATATTTTTCACATATTTTGGGAATTTTCTTGTCGCTATGAAGACCGCATTTGCTCCGATAAATATCGCTGGAATAATAAAGGAATATCCTAACCATAACTCTCTAGAAACTAGAAATGCCAACAATAATGGATAAAGGAATTGTCCCCAAGATACAGCAAATCCAACAAGTATAGATGCAACACCGGACCTCTCTGGGAAAGCTTCAATCAAAGCTGGATAAGTTCCAGTGTCTAAAAAGGCATTTGCTATTCCACCTAAAAATGCAAATATAAAACCTATTTGGGGCGTAGGGCTGTATAAAATTCCTAAGAAGAACAAAATATATGTTACAATACCTAATAGAATAAAAGGTTTACGTCCAAAACGATCTGACAAAGCTCCAGAGAATACCATGGAAAATATCCTGCCTAATCCTAAAGCTGATATGACCCACAAAACTACCCCTGTTTTGACACCCCACTTTTCCGATAAGAATTCTGTATTTTGAGCTAAAATTATTGTTCCAGCACCATGAATTATATAGTTAATATATAGCCCTATTCCGGTAGAAAGATACTTATTTTTCATGAGTACTCCTTTCTTACTACATACGATGTTTATAATATTTTACTTTTAATAATATAAAAAGATTGTTTCATATATATAAAGTATATATATGAAAAGTATGTAACAATCTTTTCGCCATCATTAGAGTTTAACTAGGAGATGTGCAGCAGATTCAATATATTTCTTGCATCTTTTACACTTATCTGACCTGGAGCTGAAACATGTTTTGCTGCTGCAAATGTCATGCACGAGCCAAATAACTCTCCTGATAATCTAGTTATTACTCCAAGTGATCCCATAGACATTGTAATACATGGGCGATCGCCCTTTTCTTTTTTCATTTCTAATGTGGCAGAAAGGAGTGTAAGTACATCTTCTTCAGATTTTGGCATCACCGCTATTTTGGTTATGTCTGCGCCTAGTTCCTGCATTTTAACTAATCGATTTACCAATTCTTCTTTAGATGGAGTTTTACAAAAATCATGATTAGACATTATTACTTTAACATTATTTTCTTTTGCGAATGCGATGAATTTCTTTACTTCTTCTTCTGTGCTAAATAATTCAACATCTATCAAATCAATACATCTACTTTCAACAGCAGCACGATTGAGTGCAAAATACTTTTCTTCTGACATCTCATGAACTCCGCCTTCTTTATGTGTTCTGAAGGTAAATAAAAGTGGTTTATTGTATGATTCTCGTATTTTCTTAAGCAATGATTGTACTTTAGCAAAATCTTCTACGTCTTCATAAAAGTCTGCTCTAAATTCTGCTAGGTCAAAATCAACAGAATTTAAATAGGCAACTTCATCTAAAATTTCAGCTTCTGTTTTTCCTACTAAAGGAACGCATATTTTTGGTGCTCCTTCATTAAAAGTAATATCTTTTACTTTAACTGTTTTCATTATCTTGTTGCCTCCTTTACAATTTGTTTATGTCTGATTGCTATAATGATTCCGCAAACAAATCCAATCACAGCAATAACTGCATCAAATCCCATTATACTTGCTATACTTGTGGTTGACATTATTCCAGTTATAACTGGTATTGTAAATGATGCAATACTTCCAGATGTATAGAATATTCCTGTAACTGTTCCTTTTCCATAGGGGTAAATTTCACTCATTAATGTCAACCCTAATTGCATTACTCCACCTGCTGCTGAGAATCCAATTGCAAATGCACCAATGCTGGTTACGGTTGGCGATGGGAACAAATAAACAGCACCAAGTGTGATCATTGAGATAAATGTATAAACAACTATTAAAGCACGAGGTTTAACACCTTTTTGTTGTAAAAATGATGATATAAATACACAAGCTAAAGAACCTACTGAATAGTAACTCATAAGTGAACGTGAAGCTAATTCACCCATTTGTACTACTGATAAACCATACTTTGTTAACCACTGACTTACCAAATAAAATGT is a window from the Calorimonas adulescens genome containing:
- a CDS encoding S1 domain-containing RNA-binding protein: MPIEVGAVLEGTVKNITNFGAFVQLPDGKTGLVHISEVADIYVKDIRDHLKENDKVRVKVLSVDDGGKISLSIKRAVEKKKSGPMEYDRGRKQENFQSFEDRLAKFLKDSEEKQQQLKKHHESRGGRGNTRVKSFEY
- the aroD gene encoding type I 3-dehydroquinate dehydratase; translation: MKTVKVKDITFNEGAPKICVPLVGKTEAEILDEVAYLNSVDFDLAEFRADFYEDVEDFAKVQSLLKKIRESYNKPLLFTFRTHKEGGVHEMSEEKYFALNRAAVESRCIDLIDVELFSTEEEVKKFIAFAKENNVKVIMSNHDFCKTPSKEELVNRLVKMQELGADITKIAVMPKSEEDVLTLLSATLEMKKEKGDRPCITMSMGSLGVITRLSGELFGSCMTFAAAKHVSAPGQISVKDARNILNLLHIS
- the ftsL gene encoding cell division protein FtsL gives rise to the protein MEKLFKIILFSAFILYTSITVINQQMTIRQLELRKAELNTQIVEAKNENKRLQQELKEASSDSYVEKVAREKLNLVKDGDIIYVDVGGASDPLKGAGQ
- a CDS encoding MFS transporter gives rise to the protein MKNKYLSTGIGLYINYIIHGAGTIILAQNTEFLSEKWGVKTGVVLWVISALGLGRIFSMVFSGALSDRFGRKPFILLGIVTYILFFLGILYSPTPQIGFIFAFLGGIANAFLDTGTYPALIEAFPERSGVASILVGFAVSWGQFLYPLLLAFLVSRELWLGYSFIIPAIFIGANAVFIATRKFPKYVKNIKNSTDEQVIGYEKNEKVRWFDAVVCVLYSFFCQATSYVVVNWLANYASEIAGVSVSGSRIIMSLYGAGAILCVPLTYKLEDHVKNDSNIVLIYSLVSVAAVMLLLLFKTPLMCGIFAMLIGIACEGGVMQLVLTIMTQFFPQSKGKCTGFYYSSSGLATFSIPIITGKIMIYGLQMIMVFDLIVALIALVLAIIIYERYRRIFG
- a CDS encoding Ppx/GppA phosphatase family protein translates to MLKAAVDIGTNSIRLLIMDTLLKKRILKRVSITRLGQGVDSGFLREEAMKRTLNVIKGYVSEARNYGCSVMAYATSAVRSAQNKDEFLRMVKDETSIWVDVIDGETEAEIGFIGASALFPDDELKLVIDIGGGSTEFIKGRNNILNKFSLDMGSVRFTERFIVVDNICGLYKKVEDLLRPHLDDIKGAERIIGIGGTITNLAAVSMELDEYDESRVQGYYLRVEKIKEIRQKLCEISPDEMRNVKGLQKGREDIILAGTAILEKCLDLLESDGIYVSDWDNLEGYILSKEK